The Thiorhodovibrio frisius genome segment GACCCTGTGGGGTAACGACGAACGCTTCGTGCAGTCCTATCTGTCTGCCCAGCCGGGTTATTACTTAAGTGGCGATGCCGGTTACTTCGACGAAGATGGCTATCTGTTCGTGATGAGTCGCATCGACGACATCATCAATGTCGCCGGCCACCGGCTCTCGACCGGCGCCATGGAGGGCGTGCTGGCCAATCATCCGGCGGTGGCCGAATGCGCCGTGATTGGCGTCGCCGACACGCTCAAAGGCGAGCTGCCAGTCGGTCTGGTGGTCCTCAAGTCGGGTATCGACACGGCGCCCGAGGCCCTGCAAAAAGAGCTGATCAATCTGGTACGCGAGCAAATTGGTCCAGTGGCGGCCTTCAAGACAGTAATCATCGTCGAGCGCCTGCCCAAGACCCGCTCAGGCAAGATCCTGCGCGGCACCATGAAGAGCATCGCCGAAGGCACCCCCTACCGAGCGCCCGCCACCATTGATGATCCAGCCATCTTGGGCGAGGTCGAGCTGGCGCTGCGCGACAGCGGCTATGGAGGTGCGGCTCCAGGGTGAAGGAGCCCGCAGAAAAGGGGGAAAGCACGGTACTTCTGCAGCTCCATCAAAGCGTGCAATCCGGACGCCCGTGATGCTTCCCCAGGCATCCTGCCATCGCCCTGCGTGGATGATGATTGGCATTTTTCGTTCAATAGAGTACCTGCCCCTCCAATGACAACCGCACTCATTACCGGCATCACCGGCCAGGATGGAGCCTACTTGGCAGAATTCCTGCTCGATAAAGGCTATATCGTGCACGGCATCAAGCGACGCAGCTCGCTGTTCAATACCGACCGTATCGACCATCTCTATCAGGACCCCCATCAGTCCGGCCGCCGCTTTGTGCTGCACCACGGAGACATGACGGACAGCTCAAGCCTGATTCGCATCATGCAGCAGGTGCAGCCGGATGAAATCTACAACCTGGCCGCGCAGAGCCATGTGGCTGTTTCGTTCGAGGAGCCTGAATACACGGCGGATTCCGACGGTCTCGGCGCGCTGCGGCTGCTAGAGGCCATCCGCATCCTCGGGCTGGAGAAGAAAACCCGCTTTTACCAGGCCTCCACCTCCGAGCTTTACGGTCAGGTGCAGGAAGTCCCACAGCGCGAAACCACGCCCTTCTACCCGCGCTCGCCCTATGCGGTGGCCAAGCTCTACGCCTATTGGATCACGGTGAACTATCGCGAGGCCTATGGCATCTACGCCTGCAATGGCATCCTGTTCAACCACGAAAGCCCCATCCGTGGCGAAACCTTCGTCACCCGCAAAATCACCCGGGGACTGGCGCGAATCAAACTTGGCCTGCAGGAGCAGATTTACTTAGGCAACATGGACGCCAAACGCGACTGGGGTCACGCCAAGGATTATGTGCGCATGCAATGGATGATGTTGCAGCAGGAGCAGCCCGAGGATTTCGTCATCGCCACCGGCAAG includes the following:
- the gmd gene encoding GDP-mannose 4,6-dehydratase, which translates into the protein MTTALITGITGQDGAYLAEFLLDKGYIVHGIKRRSSLFNTDRIDHLYQDPHQSGRRFVLHHGDMTDSSSLIRIMQQVQPDEIYNLAAQSHVAVSFEEPEYTADSDGLGALRLLEAIRILGLEKKTRFYQASTSELYGQVQEVPQRETTPFYPRSPYAVAKLYAYWITVNYREAYGIYACNGILFNHESPIRGETFVTRKITRGLARIKLGLQEQIYLGNMDAKRDWGHAKDYVRMQWMMLQQEQPEDFVIATGKQYSVRDFVEIAAREIGIHLRWEGQAVDEKGYDQSSGACLIEVDPRYFRPTEVETLLGDPSKAKEKLGWQPEIRFEQLVAEMMREDLKEAERDALCNREGYKVHQHNE